A stretch of the uncultured Cohaesibacter sp. genome encodes the following:
- a CDS encoding metallophosphoesterase, whose amino-acid sequence MTKGSSVVNQAVNLVEGKGGRARLSLPVAPDHIFAIGDVHGCLDVQQKMEARILEVCADLTGTKLILYLGDLVDRGDESKSVLDHCLSALPATIERLSLCGNHDQAFLDFINHPDLDAHWLDWGGRETLLSYGIDCDKLRAEGGTEADLTAAMEAHIPPEHIAYLKALPLSLTIPEAHFVHAGLRVGVPIGAQEEVDMLWIRDDFLVKEQASDRLVVHGHSPAPMPRMGKGRIGIDTKAVGGGPLTCLHLHQGKHRFMTVVTDRCALR is encoded by the coding sequence ATGACCAAAGGATCTTCTGTGGTGAACCAAGCCGTCAATCTGGTTGAGGGCAAAGGTGGACGTGCCCGTCTCTCCCTACCTGTTGCGCCAGACCATATCTTTGCCATCGGCGATGTGCATGGCTGTCTTGATGTGCAGCAAAAGATGGAAGCCCGCATCCTTGAGGTCTGCGCCGATCTTACCGGCACCAAGTTGATCCTTTATCTCGGCGATCTGGTGGATCGCGGGGATGAGAGCAAAAGCGTGCTCGATCATTGCCTGTCCGCGTTGCCCGCGACAATCGAGCGTCTCAGCCTTTGCGGCAATCACGATCAGGCATTTCTGGACTTTATCAATCATCCCGACCTCGATGCCCATTGGCTCGATTGGGGTGGTCGCGAAACCTTGTTGTCCTATGGCATCGATTGCGACAAACTGAGGGCTGAGGGAGGAACTGAGGCTGATTTGACGGCGGCGATGGAGGCACACATTCCGCCCGAGCATATCGCCTACCTTAAAGCCTTGCCCCTGTCATTGACCATCCCGGAAGCCCATTTCGTCCATGCAGGCTTGCGGGTTGGGGTGCCTATTGGGGCGCAGGAAGAAGTGGACATGCTCTGGATTCGAGACGACTTTCTCGTCAAGGAGCAAGCCTCGGATCGGTTGGTCGTGCATGGTCACAGTCCGGCCCCGATGCCTCGCATGGGCAAGGGCCGCATCGGCATCGACACCAAGGCGGTGGGCGGTGGGCCATTGACCTGCCTGCATTTGCATCAGGGCAAGCACCGCTTCATGACCGTTGTCACCGATCGCTGTGCCTTAAGATAA
- a CDS encoding ABC transporter ATP-binding protein produces MTHSSQSPLALSIRALCMSYGEEQVLFDIDVDLAAGQVLGLLGPSGCGKTTLLRLISGLLMPDDGQIEIAGRIVADRARGIAQPPEQRGLGMVFQDYALWPHLSVARNVAFPLEMQRIPAAECKSRVMTALDRVGLGAMADRRPSDLSGGQQQRVAIARAIVAEPPLVLFDEPLSNLDRELRETMIDELGDLVADLNLSAVYVTHDHSEALTLSHKVAVMQGGRIEQLASPDALIHAPASAAVADFLRLGSLLPARRTVDGWVIEPSNIPLPASGLTAMTGERAQVLLPEQALRLDGSGSHRLEAQVVRSQTRTTGRALSMKICGTDHLVRLLSPMKANPGDKLDLTYSPQDLRWFPAAP; encoded by the coding sequence ATGACCCACTCATCACAATCGCCTCTGGCCCTGTCGATCCGCGCGCTTTGCATGAGCTATGGTGAGGAACAGGTGCTGTTCGACATCGACGTCGATCTGGCAGCAGGTCAGGTGCTGGGGCTGTTGGGACCGTCGGGCTGTGGCAAAACGACCCTGCTGCGTCTGATTTCCGGCCTGCTGATGCCCGATGACGGACAGATCGAGATTGCCGGGCGGATCGTGGCGGACCGTGCCAGGGGCATAGCCCAACCGCCAGAACAGCGTGGTCTGGGCATGGTGTTTCAAGATTATGCGCTCTGGCCGCATCTCTCGGTCGCGCGCAATGTGGCCTTTCCGCTTGAAATGCAAAGGATCCCAGCAGCCGAATGCAAAAGCCGGGTGATGACCGCCCTCGACCGGGTGGGGCTTGGAGCGATGGCCGATCGTCGCCCGTCGGATCTGTCAGGGGGGCAGCAGCAACGCGTCGCCATTGCCAGAGCGATCGTTGCCGAGCCGCCCTTGGTCTTGTTTGACGAACCGTTGTCGAACCTTGACCGCGAGTTGCGCGAGACGATGATTGATGAATTGGGCGATCTGGTCGCTGATCTCAATCTCAGTGCGGTTTATGTGACCCATGATCACTCCGAGGCGCTAACCCTGTCGCACAAGGTCGCGGTGATGCAGGGTGGACGGATCGAGCAATTGGCATCCCCCGATGCTCTGATCCACGCGCCCGCCAGTGCAGCGGTGGCGGATTTTCTGCGCCTTGGCAGCCTGTTGCCTGCCCGGCGGACTGTTGATGGCTGGGTTATCGAGCCATCGAACATCCCCCTGCCCGCCTCTGGGTTAACAGCAATGACCGGCGAACGGGCGCAAGTGCTGTTGCCCGAACAGGCCCTGCGCCTTGACGGTTCGGGCTCTCACCGCCTTGAAGCGCAAGTGGTCCGCAGCCAGACCCGCACGACGGGTCGGGCCCTTAGCATGAAGATCTGCGGTACGGATCATCTGGTCCGATTGCTCAGCCCGATGAAAGCCAACCCCGGTGACAAGCTGGACCTGACCTATTCCCCTCAAGACCTGCGCTGGTTCCCTGCCGCGCCCTAA
- a CDS encoding ABC transporter substrate-binding protein, whose amino-acid sequence MRKLILALSAGLLATTAAHADITVYSAGPGSLAKNLIKGFTAQTGIKANLFQATTGKVMARLEAESANPVADVVISASWGTATDFESKGLLLPYTSPNAATVPDFLKTEGAVAQGVAGIIIGWNSKSGTPKPADWSDLAKPAYKDMITLPDPAASGGTYTLVEAFTANGMTDVLQGLKDNGAIVAGANKAALNPVLQGAKAAVFAGVDYITMGAAAKGESVEAIFPTSGTVVAPRPMMILKSSKQQEEAKKFIDYVLSDEGQKAVAKVYLMPSRTDIKVDRPLIGDLKLLSKDGAPSREEVLAGFKGIFN is encoded by the coding sequence ATGCGTAAACTGATCCTTGCCCTTTCTGCTGGCCTTCTGGCCACCACCGCTGCTCATGCGGACATCACCGTCTATTCCGCAGGCCCTGGTTCTTTGGCCAAAAACCTGATCAAGGGCTTCACCGCCCAAACCGGTATCAAGGCCAACCTGTTTCAGGCCACGACCGGCAAGGTCATGGCCCGTCTGGAAGCTGAAAGCGCCAATCCGGTGGCTGATGTGGTGATCTCCGCCAGCTGGGGCACCGCCACCGATTTTGAATCAAAGGGCCTGTTGTTGCCCTACACCAGCCCGAACGCTGCCACCGTGCCGGATTTCCTGAAAACCGAAGGCGCTGTTGCTCAGGGCGTCGCTGGCATCATCATCGGCTGGAACAGCAAGTCCGGCACGCCGAAACCTGCTGACTGGTCCGATCTGGCAAAGCCAGCCTATAAAGACATGATTACCCTGCCTGATCCGGCTGCGTCTGGTGGCACCTACACCCTCGTGGAAGCCTTCACCGCCAATGGCATGACGGACGTGCTGCAGGGTCTCAAGGACAATGGCGCGATTGTTGCCGGAGCCAACAAAGCGGCTCTCAACCCCGTCCTTCAGGGTGCAAAAGCAGCCGTTTTCGCTGGTGTTGACTATATCACCATGGGGGCTGCTGCCAAAGGTGAGAGCGTGGAAGCCATCTTCCCGACCTCAGGCACCGTGGTGGCTCCGCGTCCGATGATGATCCTGAAATCCTCCAAACAGCAGGAAGAAGCCAAGAAGTTCATCGACTATGTTCTCTCGGATGAAGGCCAGAAAGCCGTTGCCAAGGTTTACCTCATGCCATCGCGTACCGACATCAAAGTTGACCGTCCGCTGATCGGTGATCTGAAACTTCTCTCCAAGGATGGCGCGCCATCCCGTGAAGAGGTTCTGGCAGGCTTTAAAGGCATCTTCAACTGA
- a CDS encoding iron ABC transporter permease has translation MARGAVISGAEGSALLRWIATVGLLVIVAIPVLFIVIQAIFPHIGGGSFAAPFSLFIKTLADPDLIGLGRNTLLLGVGTVMCAAILGIPLAALRALYRIPGALIWDAILLIPFMIPPYIAALGWIMTLQPRGYLEQLTSINLAPLLFSVPGIMIIMGLNTFSVVYFVLSRTFETIGARYSDVGRVFGAGQWRSFWRITFPLAMPGLAASLLLVFAMSIEEYGTPAALGRRIGFEVLVTGIENRISEWPIDLPGAATLSLVLVLLALGAFMVQRWLLTRRDYRIVGGKPQASDKRDLGVWRWPVTLWFAFIAFLATGLPILAILATALSRTISGGLAWGNLGFDNFNELLGVGSDGLVALGNSLVLGLVTALLAGLLGAITAYSVVKGRGRFRIVLDALSITPNALPGVVVAVGIILAWNQPWLPITPYNTPFILLLAYVCILLPQPVRYATASLHQLGDNLEAAARVSGSGPMRAFWRIILPLILPSMITAMILVFAVASRELVASLLVAPVGFQTIAVFIWQQFDQGSMGLGMAMAFSAVVITTLIPLVLISILKRVSKGTVAGLN, from the coding sequence ATGGCACGGGGCGCAGTGATATCAGGGGCCGAAGGCAGTGCCTTGCTAAGATGGATCGCCACCGTCGGCCTTCTGGTGATTGTTGCAATCCCCGTTCTGTTCATCGTCATTCAGGCGATTTTTCCTCATATCGGGGGCGGCTCTTTTGCCGCTCCTTTTTCTTTGTTCATCAAGACGCTTGCCGACCCGGACTTGATTGGTCTTGGACGCAACACGCTCCTGCTGGGAGTTGGCACCGTCATGTGCGCCGCCATTCTGGGGATCCCCTTGGCAGCCTTGCGGGCGCTTTACCGCATTCCCGGTGCACTCATCTGGGATGCGATCCTGCTCATACCCTTCATGATTCCCCCCTATATTGCAGCCCTTGGCTGGATTATGACCCTGCAGCCGAGGGGCTATCTGGAGCAGTTGACGTCTATAAATCTCGCTCCTTTGCTGTTTTCCGTGCCCGGCATCATGATCATTATGGGGCTGAATACCTTCTCGGTGGTCTATTTTGTTCTCTCGCGGACCTTTGAGACCATTGGCGCGCGCTATAGCGATGTGGGACGGGTGTTTGGCGCGGGGCAGTGGCGATCCTTCTGGCGCATCACCTTTCCGCTGGCCATGCCAGGGTTGGCGGCGAGCCTGTTGCTGGTCTTTGCCATGTCTATCGAGGAATATGGCACCCCTGCCGCGCTCGGTCGCCGAATTGGCTTTGAAGTGCTGGTGACGGGCATTGAAAACCGCATTTCCGAATGGCCGATTGATCTGCCCGGAGCGGCCACGCTTTCGCTGGTGCTGGTGCTGCTGGCGTTGGGGGCCTTCATGGTGCAAAGATGGCTTTTGACCCGGCGGGATTATCGCATCGTTGGCGGCAAGCCACAGGCATCTGACAAGCGTGATCTTGGCGTCTGGCGCTGGCCGGTCACCTTGTGGTTTGCCTTTATCGCCTTTCTCGCCACTGGTCTGCCAATCCTCGCCATACTGGCGACTGCCCTGTCACGGACGATATCCGGCGGATTGGCATGGGGCAATCTCGGCTTTGACAATTTCAATGAATTGCTGGGCGTTGGCAGCGACGGTTTGGTGGCGCTCGGTAATTCGCTCGTGCTGGGACTGGTGACAGCGTTGCTTGCTGGCCTGTTGGGGGCGATCACCGCCTATTCGGTAGTCAAGGGGCGTGGGCGCTTCCGGATCGTGTTGGATGCCTTATCGATCACACCCAACGCCCTGCCCGGCGTTGTGGTGGCAGTCGGCATCATTCTGGCGTGGAATCAGCCATGGCTGCCAATCACCCCCTACAACACGCCCTTCATTTTGTTGCTGGCTTATGTCTGTATCCTGCTGCCGCAGCCGGTGCGGTATGCAACAGCTTCCCTCCATCAGCTGGGAGACAATCTGGAAGCGGCTGCAAGGGTGTCCGGCTCCGGTCCAATGCGGGCCTTTTGGCGGATCATCCTGCCGCTGATCCTGCCAAGCATGATCACCGCCATGATCCTTGTTTTTGCCGTGGCCTCGCGCGAGCTGGTGGCCTCGCTGTTGGTGGCGCCGGTCGGCTTTCAGACCATTGCCGTTTTCATTTGGCAGCAATTTGATCAGGGGTCTATGGGGCTCGGCATGGCGATGGCCTTCTCGGCGGTCGTCATTACCACCCTCATCCCCCTCGTCCTGATTTCGATCCTCAAGCGGGTGTCCAAAGGCACCGTGGCGGGCCTTAATTAA
- a CDS encoding FeoB-associated Cys-rich membrane protein, producing the protein MMMAYAADNATTALLEGSRGSLWDLLPVALIVALALFYLYRKLWAKRGACSDCTSGGPTCSACVPGELKFDTTTPLKTPVGKPDAKERPLAEH; encoded by the coding sequence ATGATGATGGCATATGCGGCAGATAACGCCACCACCGCCTTGCTGGAAGGCAGCAGAGGCAGCCTTTGGGACTTGTTGCCCGTAGCCCTGATTGTGGCTTTGGCGCTCTTTTATCTCTATCGCAAACTCTGGGCCAAACGCGGCGCCTGTTCAGATTGCACCTCTGGCGGGCCGACCTGCTCTGCCTGCGTGCCCGGTGAGCTCAAGTTTGATACGACAACACCCCTCAAGACACCCGTTGGCAAACCCGATGCAAAAGAAAGACCCTTGGCGGAGCATTAA
- the feoB gene encoding ferrous iron transport protein B, protein MTKQIKVALAGQQNAGKSTLFNVLTGARQHVANYPGVTVDKKYGRYNFAGLAVTAVDLPGTYSLTSFSLEERVARDFLIRERPDVAVNVVDASNLRRSLHLTFQLLEMGLKSVLALNMMDMAGKRGIVINLAGLSKALGLSVVETIGSKGIGRDALRDAITREAQSSAKPDCRVDYGVLEPKIEHMAEMVASCASQWQLPPRWLAIKLLEQDSQAQTLLSETLEESEAIRIINQARAMGEAFEQAEGLSCSDHVITMRDRRVQGLIDACVEGGQNAGESVSNKIDRVVLNRWAAPAFLVLTVFMIYQISIVWGYELTNHTWPYLAKFREIMAGLLPDAGFLEDPYSRAMGLWLVDSANTLLNYVPIFVILFALIAILEDSGYMARIAFILDKILHRFGLHGQSTLPLILGGVFAGGCAVPGIMSTKGIPDNRARMATIFAVPFMNCLAKVPLYTLLLGIFFVDDKSLMMFYISTMTIIFALLVSKLLTVTILRGEETSPFVMELPAYHMPTPSAVIRRSFERTWIYLKKVGTIVVAVAVVVFSLLQFPGLSDERMDDFKAQGLAAIEAFQADMSGNQYQSLASNDNIVGLVNYYTDFKRAKLNAKGAEASKAVNDDFKARNPAFYPLVKAPKGDKQARAAGRSLKKLVKTRKSIRRVMKEERITNSILGEVGRSMEPVTQFAGFDWKINVALLSSFAARESSVATLGVLFQQDEDQNASLEQRMGAETEAAGATALLAVSMILFFALYPPCLATTVMVKVQTGSYKWMLFAILFPTALGLTVSSLVFTIGRMTGLTGIQMMTVVYLSALALLLFVGLVSGRNEAKRVRMAQ, encoded by the coding sequence ATGACCAAGCAAATCAAGGTCGCCCTGGCTGGCCAGCAGAATGCAGGAAAATCGACACTTTTCAACGTTTTGACCGGTGCCCGACAGCATGTGGCCAACTATCCGGGCGTGACGGTCGACAAGAAGTATGGCCGATACAATTTCGCAGGGCTCGCAGTCACCGCTGTGGACCTGCCGGGCACCTACAGTCTGACCTCTTTTTCACTGGAAGAACGGGTCGCCAGAGACTTCCTGATCCGGGAGCGACCCGATGTCGCGGTTAATGTTGTGGATGCATCAAATTTGCGTCGGTCCCTGCATCTCACCTTCCAGCTTCTGGAAATGGGTCTGAAATCGGTTCTCGCCCTCAACATGATGGACATGGCCGGAAAACGCGGCATCGTGATCAATCTGGCCGGGCTTTCCAAGGCGCTGGGGCTGTCTGTGGTTGAAACCATCGGTTCAAAAGGCATTGGACGAGATGCCTTGCGCGATGCCATCACCCGGGAAGCTCAGAGCAGTGCAAAGCCGGACTGTCGTGTCGACTATGGCGTGCTTGAGCCAAAGATCGAACACATGGCAGAAATGGTCGCCTCATGCGCATCACAATGGCAACTGCCGCCCCGCTGGCTGGCCATCAAGCTGCTTGAGCAGGACAGTCAGGCCCAGACTTTACTCTCCGAAACACTGGAAGAAAGCGAAGCGATCCGGATTATCAATCAGGCGCGCGCAATGGGGGAAGCTTTTGAGCAGGCCGAGGGATTGAGCTGTTCTGATCATGTGATCACCATGCGCGACCGCCGCGTGCAAGGCCTCATCGACGCCTGTGTGGAAGGGGGGCAAAATGCCGGTGAATCCGTCTCCAACAAGATTGACCGGGTGGTCCTTAATCGTTGGGCAGCGCCTGCTTTTCTGGTTTTAACAGTCTTTATGATCTACCAGATTTCCATCGTCTGGGGCTATGAGCTGACCAATCACACATGGCCCTACCTTGCCAAATTCCGTGAGATCATGGCTGGCCTTTTGCCAGATGCCGGGTTTCTGGAAGATCCCTATAGTCGAGCCATGGGGCTGTGGCTGGTCGATTCCGCCAACACCCTGCTCAATTATGTGCCCATCTTCGTCATTCTCTTTGCCCTGATCGCCATATTGGAGGATTCCGGTTATATGGCGCGGATTGCCTTCATTCTTGACAAGATCCTCCATCGCTTTGGTCTGCATGGCCAGAGCACCCTGCCGCTGATCCTTGGCGGTGTCTTTGCCGGGGGCTGCGCGGTGCCCGGCATCATGTCGACCAAAGGCATTCCTGACAATCGTGCGCGCATGGCCACCATCTTTGCCGTGCCCTTCATGAATTGCCTGGCCAAGGTGCCGCTTTATACCCTTCTGCTCGGCATCTTCTTCGTCGACGACAAGTCCTTGATGATGTTCTACATCTCGACCATGACCATCATCTTTGCATTGTTGGTATCAAAATTGCTGACCGTTACGATCCTGCGCGGAGAAGAAACCTCGCCCTTCGTGATGGAACTGCCTGCCTATCATATGCCAACCCCATCCGCGGTTATCCGCCGGTCGTTCGAGCGCACATGGATTTATCTCAAGAAGGTTGGCACCATCGTCGTCGCTGTTGCGGTGGTGGTCTTCTCCCTGCTGCAATTTCCCGGCCTGTCCGATGAGCGTATGGATGACTTCAAAGCCCAAGGGCTTGCTGCCATCGAGGCTTTTCAGGCGGACATGTCCGGTAACCAATATCAAAGCCTCGCCAGCAACGACAATATCGTCGGGTTGGTCAATTATTATACCGACTTCAAGCGGGCCAAGCTGAATGCCAAGGGGGCGGAAGCCTCCAAGGCAGTGAATGATGACTTCAAGGCCCGCAACCCGGCATTTTATCCCCTGGTCAAGGCGCCCAAGGGCGACAAACAGGCCAGAGCCGCAGGCAGGTCCCTCAAGAAACTGGTCAAAACCCGCAAATCCATCCGTCGTGTCATGAAAGAAGAGCGGATCACCAACTCCATTCTTGGCGAGGTGGGTCGGTCAATGGAGCCGGTGACGCAATTTGCCGGCTTTGACTGGAAGATCAACGTGGCCTTGCTGTCCTCCTTTGCGGCGCGGGAAAGCTCTGTTGCGACCCTCGGGGTATTGTTCCAGCAGGATGAAGATCAGAATGCCAGCCTTGAACAACGGATGGGAGCTGAAACAGAAGCGGCAGGTGCCACTGCTCTGCTGGCCGTTTCGATGATCCTGTTCTTCGCCCTCTATCCGCCCTGCCTGGCGACCACTGTGATGGTAAAGGTTCAAACCGGCTCTTACAAATGGATGCTGTTTGCCATTCTGTTCCCCACAGCCCTTGGGCTGACGGTGTCTAGTCTGGTCTTCACCATCGGTCGCATGACCGGGCTGACGGGCATTCAAATGATGACTGTGGTTTATCTGTCAGCGCTGGCCTTGTTGCTCTTTGTTGGACTTGTCAGTGGCCGCAATGAAGCGAAACGCGTGAGGATGGCACAATGA
- a CDS encoding FeoA family protein — protein MTLNDTLPGTRVRIRKHNAVGAVRQRLLDLGLMPNSRVEVVRVAPLNDPIELRLDATDITLRRREAATIEVIGDQL, from the coding sequence ATGACCCTAAACGATACTTTGCCCGGAACGCGGGTGCGTATCCGCAAGCATAATGCGGTTGGGGCAGTGCGCCAGCGGCTTCTGGATTTGGGGTTGATGCCCAACAGTCGCGTTGAGGTGGTCAGGGTTGCGCCTTTGAATGACCCGATTGAATTGCGGCTGGATGCGACAGACATTACGCTTCGACGGCGGGAGGCCGCAACGATTGAGGTGATCGGGGACCAATTATGA
- a CDS encoding DUF4198 domain-containing protein: MKALLAGVAITAIAVASQANAHFQLLYTPHVMLDKAQEIPLKMMFGHPMENGHAMDMGKPEAFDVYFKGKKKDLLPTLKPIMWKGAHNEAKAFETSYKVKRNGDYIFALTPAPYYEGSEDIYIQQITKSYVNKAMPSNWNEPLGLPTEIVPLNKPYQNFVGSTFTGQLLSEGKPAAGIECEIEYINPTIDLEKNAFSKDVSGPVPDSAMVAVTDPKGMFTFGLPRAGSWGFACLGSGPVTEHEGKELSQDAVIWIDVKPFQ, encoded by the coding sequence ATGAAAGCCCTACTTGCCGGCGTCGCAATCACTGCCATTGCCGTGGCCTCTCAGGCCAACGCCCATTTTCAGTTGCTCTATACGCCGCATGTCATGCTGGACAAGGCACAGGAGATTCCGCTGAAAATGATGTTTGGCCATCCGATGGAAAATGGTCATGCGATGGACATGGGCAAACCGGAAGCCTTTGATGTTTATTTCAAGGGCAAGAAGAAAGACCTTTTGCCGACACTCAAGCCAATCATGTGGAAGGGCGCACATAATGAAGCGAAGGCCTTCGAGACAAGCTACAAAGTCAAGCGCAATGGCGACTATATCTTTGCCCTGACCCCTGCCCCCTATTATGAAGGCAGCGAAGACATCTATATCCAGCAGATCACCAAGAGCTACGTCAACAAGGCGATGCCATCCAACTGGAATGAACCGCTTGGCCTGCCAACTGAAATCGTTCCGCTCAACAAGCCTTATCAGAACTTTGTTGGCAGCACATTTACCGGTCAGCTGCTTTCCGAAGGCAAGCCGGCGGCGGGCATTGAATGCGAGATCGAATATATCAACCCGACCATCGATTTGGAGAAGAACGCTTTCTCCAAGGACGTCTCAGGCCCTGTGCCAGACAGTGCGATGGTTGCGGTTACCGATCCGAAGGGCATGTTCACCTTTGGCTTGCCGCGTGCTGGCAGCTGGGGCTTTGCCTGCCTTGGCTCCGGTCCGGTGACCGAGCATGAAGGCAAAGAGCTATCGCAGGATGCTGTGATCTGGATCGACGTCAAACCCTTCCAGTAA
- a CDS encoding nucleoside/nucleotide kinase family protein — translation MKLDQFEALLSQVDALMEKDSKGGPSGRKFVAIAGAPGSGKSTAAEALYDALAARHPGKVAVLPMDGFHYDDAVLHEMGRRPWKGAPDTFDVGGLRSVLQRLKDPSETRVAVPVFDRELEISRGSARIIASDVELILVEGNYLLLKDEPWQQLHPYFDMTIFIDVPEEELRRRLRQRWVGYGLSEEDILHKLDGNDLPNGRAVIERSIEADIAYRSDH, via the coding sequence ATGAAACTGGATCAATTTGAAGCGCTGCTGTCCCAAGTGGATGCCTTGATGGAAAAAGACTCCAAAGGCGGCCCGTCGGGGCGGAAATTCGTTGCCATTGCCGGAGCCCCCGGCTCTGGCAAGAGCACCGCGGCCGAAGCGTTATATGACGCCTTGGCAGCCCGCCATCCGGGCAAGGTGGCTGTCCTGCCAATGGATGGCTTCCATTATGACGATGCGGTGTTGCACGAGATGGGTCGACGTCCCTGGAAAGGGGCGCCGGACACCTTCGATGTCGGCGGCTTGCGTTCGGTGCTTCAACGTTTGAAGGATCCTTCCGAGACCCGCGTTGCAGTGCCGGTCTTTGATCGGGAACTGGAAATTTCCCGTGGCAGCGCCCGGATCATCGCGTCTGACGTGGAGCTCATTCTGGTCGAGGGCAATTATTTGTTGCTCAAGGATGAGCCATGGCAACAGCTCCATCCCTATTTCGATATGACCATCTTCATTGATGTTCCAGAAGAAGAACTGCGTCGCCGGTTGCGGCAACGTTGGGTGGGCTATGGTCTCAGCGAGGAAGACATCCTGCACAAGCTTGACGGCAATGACCTCCCCAATGGTCGCGCCGTGATTGAGCGCAGCATTGAAGCGGATATTGCCTACCGATCTGATCACTGA
- a CDS encoding sugar phosphate isomerase/epimerase: MEGFGVHTSMWTMNWDREGAERAVAGAKQYGVDFIEIPMLRPHDVDTDHTRNLIEKNELRAVCSLGLPEECWASVAPEKAIDYLKLALDKTKGLGGEALSGVIYGGIGQRSGVPPVQEEYDNIARVMTEIAAYAKTLDLQLGIEPVNRYENHLINTSCQARELIERVGADNIFIHLDTYHMNIEEKGAGNGILDARDYIKYIHLSESDRGTPGEGTCDWDEIFATLRAINFKGGLAMESFINMPPEIAYGLSVWRPVANSHDEVMSKGLSFLRNKSEQYHLI; this comes from the coding sequence ATGGAAGGCTTTGGCGTACATACAAGCATGTGGACCATGAACTGGGACCGTGAAGGTGCCGAGCGTGCGGTGGCCGGTGCCAAGCAATATGGTGTTGATTTCATCGAAATCCCCATGCTCAGACCTCATGACGTTGACACTGATCATACCCGCAATTTGATCGAAAAGAACGAATTGCGCGCCGTTTGCTCCCTCGGCCTGCCTGAGGAATGCTGGGCGTCTGTGGCACCGGAAAAAGCAATCGACTATCTCAAGCTCGCCCTCGACAAGACCAAAGGCCTTGGCGGGGAGGCCCTCAGCGGTGTCATCTATGGCGGGATCGGCCAGCGCTCCGGCGTGCCGCCCGTGCAAGAGGAATATGACAATATTGCTCGTGTGATGACCGAAATTGCCGCTTACGCCAAGACACTGGATCTGCAGCTTGGCATCGAACCGGTCAACCGCTATGAGAACCATCTGATCAATACCAGTTGTCAGGCCCGTGAGCTGATTGAACGGGTCGGGGCGGACAATATATTCATCCATCTCGATACCTATCACATGAATATCGAAGAAAAAGGTGCAGGTAACGGCATTCTCGACGCCCGCGATTATATCAAATATATTCATTTGAGCGAAAGCGACCGGGGAACTCCGGGCGAGGGCACCTGCGACTGGGATGAAATCTTTGCCACCTTGCGCGCCATCAACTTCAAGGGCGGGCTGGCAATGGAAAGCTTCATCAACATGCCGCCGGAAATCGCCTATGGTCTGTCGGTGTGGCGGCCTGTTGCCAACAGTCACGACGAGGTCATGTCCAAGGGCCTGTCATTCCTGCGCAACAAGTCCGAGCAATATCATCTGATTTGA